Proteins from one Juglans microcarpa x Juglans regia isolate MS1-56 chromosome 1S, Jm3101_v1.0, whole genome shotgun sequence genomic window:
- the LOC121245631 gene encoding LOB domain-containing protein 36-like isoform X2: protein MSSSNSPCAACKFLRRKCTQECVFAPYFPPDQPQKFANVHKVFGASNVAKLLNELNAAQREDAVNSLAYEAEARLRDPVYGCVGFISILQHRLKQVQTDLFNAKKELASYIGPQAMLTILQPPGYMTQQQHLGNPSSSAVLPYNMSPMLGIPTGAPTRGGALVIREPQQQHHQHQHQHQHQPELVRFNSGFDPAAAAGGSVTATGFNQVNAAAAAMSPSLALGTFENPYDIQPQQGEHHGHHHHHQLQAQLLLQSQQPHAHQQGQQTQPQSKPESEEGRSVGPSC from the exons ATGTCGTCATCGAACTCTCCCTGCGCAGCGTGCAAGTTTTTGAGGCGGAAGTGCACGCAAGAGTGCGTGTTCGCACCCTATTTCCCACCGGACCAACCCCAAAAGTTCGCGAATGTGCACAAGGTCTTCGGCGCCAGCAACGTCGCCAAGCTTCTTAACGAGCTCAACGCGGCGCAGCGCGAAGACGCCGTGAACTCGCTGGCGTACGAGGCCGAGGCTCGTCTTCGGGACCCAGTGTATGGCTGCGTGGGCTTCATCTCCATTCTTCAGCACAGGTTGAAACAGGTCCAGACTGATCTATTTAATGCCAAGAAGGAGCTTGCTTCCTATATTGGCCCTCAGGCTATGCTCACCATTCTTCAACCCCCGGGATATATGACCCAACAGCAGCACCTTGGCAATCCTTCGTCCTCGGCTGTTTTGCCCTACAACATGTCGCCTATGCTTGGGATTCCCACTGGGGCTCCTACGCGTGGTGGGGCATTGGTGATTCGCGAGCCCCAGCAACAGCATCACCAGCACCA GCACCAGCACCAGCACCAACCAGAACTCGTAAGGTTCAACAGTGGGTTCGACCCGGCGGCCGCAGCGGGAGGTTCGGTCACTGCTACTGGGTTCAATCAGGTGAATGCTGCTGCCGCTGCTATGTCGCCTTCTTTGGCCCTGGGCACATTTGAAAATCCTTACGATATTCAACCACAGCAAGGGGAACATCATggccatcatcatcaccatcagcTCCAGGCGCAGCTCTTGCTCCAGTCACAACAACCACATGCACACCAGCAGGGCCAGCAGACCCAGCCGCAGTCTAAGCCAGAAAGCGAGGAGGGTAGAAGTGTCGGTCCATcttgttga
- the LOC121245631 gene encoding LOB domain-containing protein 36-like isoform X1, with protein sequence MSSSNSPCAACKFLRRKCTQECVFAPYFPPDQPQKFANVHKVFGASNVAKLLNELNAAQREDAVNSLAYEAEARLRDPVYGCVGFISILQHRLKQVQTDLFNAKKELASYIGPQAMLTILQPPGYMTQQQHLGNPSSSAVLPYNMSPMLGIPTGAPTRGGALVIREPQQQHHQHQLFEAQQLAAAVAAREQQEILRSYEQQQQLQQHAQPHQHQHQPELVRFNSGFDPAAAAGGSVTATGFNQVNAAAAAMSPSLALGTFENPYDIQPQQGEHHGHHHHHQLQAQLLLQSQQPHAHQQGQQTQPQSKPESEEGRSVGPSC encoded by the coding sequence ATGTCGTCATCGAACTCTCCCTGCGCAGCGTGCAAGTTTTTGAGGCGGAAGTGCACGCAAGAGTGCGTGTTCGCACCCTATTTCCCACCGGACCAACCCCAAAAGTTCGCGAATGTGCACAAGGTCTTCGGCGCCAGCAACGTCGCCAAGCTTCTTAACGAGCTCAACGCGGCGCAGCGCGAAGACGCCGTGAACTCGCTGGCGTACGAGGCCGAGGCTCGTCTTCGGGACCCAGTGTATGGCTGCGTGGGCTTCATCTCCATTCTTCAGCACAGGTTGAAACAGGTCCAGACTGATCTATTTAATGCCAAGAAGGAGCTTGCTTCCTATATTGGCCCTCAGGCTATGCTCACCATTCTTCAACCCCCGGGATATATGACCCAACAGCAGCACCTTGGCAATCCTTCGTCCTCGGCTGTTTTGCCCTACAACATGTCGCCTATGCTTGGGATTCCCACTGGGGCTCCTACGCGTGGTGGGGCATTGGTGATTCGCGAGCCCCAGCAACAGCATCACCAGCACCAGTTATTTGAGGCACAGCAATTGGCTGCGGCTGTGGCTGCTAGAGAGCAACAGGAGATTTTACGGAGTTATGAGCAGCAGCAACAATTACAGCAGCACGCGCAGCCGCACCAGCACCAGCACCAACCAGAACTCGTAAGGTTCAACAGTGGGTTCGACCCGGCGGCCGCAGCGGGAGGTTCGGTCACTGCTACTGGGTTCAATCAGGTGAATGCTGCTGCCGCTGCTATGTCGCCTTCTTTGGCCCTGGGCACATTTGAAAATCCTTACGATATTCAACCACAGCAAGGGGAACATCATggccatcatcatcaccatcagcTCCAGGCGCAGCTCTTGCTCCAGTCACAACAACCACATGCACACCAGCAGGGCCAGCAGACCCAGCCGCAGTCTAAGCCAGAAAGCGAGGAGGGTAGAAGTGTCGGTCCATcttgttga
- the LOC121247802 gene encoding upstream activation factor subunit spp27-like, whose amino-acid sequence MVSDLELILRLREFLQSSDLNTTTTATVRRRLEADFGLDLTDKKAFIREQVDVFLQSLHEKTEEAEEDAEAEDDEGGTDDRTENAKSEETDGSGSKDEDDEEEVQQTNNGKGKRRSIKHKNEVKKRGGGFSKLCSLSPQLQEFLGESEMARTEVVKQLWAYIRENNLQDPNNRRNINCDEPLHALFSVKSINMFQMNKALSKHIWPLDSDDVVPVKSMQKDRQPKQEREEDPDEPKRKEKRLKGGKSGFLAPLQLSDALVKFLGTGESALSRGDVIKRIWDYIKQNNLQDPSDKRRILCDEKLKELFDVDSFIGFTVSKLLASHFMKTEQ is encoded by the exons ATGGTATCGGACTTGGAGCTTATTTTGCGGCTCCGGGAGTTTCTCCAGAGCTCCGACCTGAACACGACGACCACCGCCACCGTGCGCCGAAGGCTCGAGGCAGATTTTGGTCTGGATTTGACGGACAAGAAGGCGTTTATAAGGGAACAGGTGGACGTGTTCTTACAGAGCCTGCATGAGAAAACCGAGGAGGCAGAAGAAGACGCTGAAGCTGAAGATGACGAAGGAGGAACAGACGATCGGACCGAGAATGCTAAATCGGAAGAAACCGACGGTTCTGGTTCGAAGGATGaggacgatgaagaagaagttcAACAAACGAATAATGGGAAGGGCAAAAGACG GTCAATCAAGCATAAAAATGAGGTAAAGAAGAGGGGGGGTGGTTTTAGCAAATTATGTAGCCTTTCGCCTCAACTTCAGGAATTCCTTGGGGAGTCTGAAATGGCAAGGACTGAG GTCGTCAAGCAACTGTGGGCATATATTAGAGAGAACAATTTGCAAGATCCTAATAATCGGCGGAATATCAATTGTGATGAACCACTGCATGCCCTTTTTAGTGTTAAATCCATCAACATGTTCCAAATGAATAAGGCCTTATCAAAGCATATCTGGCCATTGGACTCAGATGATG TTGTGCCGGTCAAGTCAATGCAGAAGGACAGGCAGCCGAagcaagaaagagaagaag ATCCAGATGAgccaaaaaggaaagaaaaaaggctgAAGGGAGGTAAATCAGGTTTTCTTGCACCTCTTCAACTTTCGGATGCCTTGGTGAAGTTCCTTGGTACTGGGGAAAGTGCATTATCACGGGGTGATGTCATAAAGAGAATATGGGActacataaaacaaaacaaccTCCAG GACCCATCTGACAAGAGGAGAATATTATGTGATGAGAAGCTGAAAGAACTGTTTGACGTTGACTCCTTTATTGGCTTCACAGTTTCAAAACTCCTAGCTTCTCACTTCATGAAGACAGAACAGTGA